A window of the Canis lupus baileyi chromosome 1, mCanLup2.hap1, whole genome shotgun sequence genome harbors these coding sequences:
- the CPT1C gene encoding palmitoyl thioesterase CPT1C isoform X2 codes for MEKIKELLPDWGGQHHRLRGVLAAALFASCLWGALIFTLHVALRLLLSYHGWLLEPHGAMSSPTKTWLALVRIFSGRKTMLFSYQRSLPRQPVPSVQDTVRKYLESVRPILSDEDFDWTSVLAQEFLRLQASLLQWYLQLKSWWASNYVSDWWEEFVYLRSRHSLMVNSNYYMMDFLYVTPTPVQAARAGNAVHALLLYRHRLNRQEILPTLLMGMRPLCSAQYEKIFNTTRIPGIQKDHIRHLRDSRHVAVFHRGRFFRVGTHSQSGLLSPRALEQQFQRILDDPSPACPQEEHLAALTAAPRDVWAQVRSSLKVQAEDALEAVEGAAFFVSLDSEPAGLTREDPAASLDAYARALLAGRGHDRWFDKSFTLIVFSNGKLGLSVEHSWADCPISGHMWEFTLATECFQLGYSADGHCKGHPDPSLPQPQRLYWHLPEKIHLSISLALRGAKTLSGNIDCHVFPFSHFGKSFIKRCHLSSDSFVQMALQLAHFRDRGQFCLTYESTMTRLFLEGRTETVRSCTREACNFVRAMEDKEKTEPQRRALFRLAVEKHQSLLKAAMSGQGVDRHLFALYIVSQFLHLRSPFLDQVHSEQWQLATSQIPVQQIHLFDVHNYPDYVSSGGGFGPADDHGYGVSYIFMGDDTITFHISSKKSSTKTDSHRLGQHIEDALLDVASLFQEGQRLKPRCGGLQEEDLGHRCGSLPCHTRGSRAPTKSTNF; via the exons ATGGAGAAGATTAAAGAGTTGCTGCCAGACTG GGGTGGACAGCACCACAGGCTTCGGGGAGTCCTGGCAGCGGCGCTGTTCGCTTCGTGTCTGTGGGGAGCCCTGATCTTCACCCTTCACGTGGCCCTAAGGCTCCTTCTGTCCTACCATGGCTGGCTCCTTGAGCCCCACGGAGCCATGTCCTCGCCCACCAAGACCTGGCTG gccctggTCCGCATCTTCTCCGGCCGCAAAACAATGCTCTTCAGTTACCAGCGCTCGCTGCCACGCCAGCCCGTGCCCTCCGTGCAGGACACCGTGCGCAAG TACCTGGAATCTGTGCGGCCCATCCTCTCCGACGAGGACTTCGACTGGACGTCCGTCCTAGCGCAGGAATTCTTGAGGCTGCAGGCGTCGCTGTTGCAGTGGTACCTGCAGCTCAAGTCCTGGTGGGCTTCCAATTAC GTCAGTGACTGGTGGGAAGAATTTGTGTACCTGCGCTCCCGGCACTCGCTGATGGTGAACAGCAACTATTATATGATG GACTTCCTGTACGTCACTCCCACACCAGTGCAGGCTGCTCGTGCTGGGAACGCAGTCCATGCCCTCCTCCTCTACCGCCACCGCCTGAACCGCCAGGAGATCCTGCCT ACTTTGCTGATGGGAATGAGGCCCTTATGCTCTGCCCAGTATGAGAAGATATTCAATACCACACGCATTCCCGGCATCCAAAAAG ATCACATCCGCCACCTGCGTGACAGCCGACATGTGGCCGTCTTCCACCGAGGCCGATTCTTCCGCGTGGGGACCCACTCCCAAAGTGGCCTGCTCTCCCCGAGGGCCTTGGAGCAGCAGTTCCAGCGAATCCTGGATGACCCGTCCCCCGCCTGCCCCCAGGAGGAGCATCTGGCGGCCTTGACTGCGGCTCCCAG GGACGTGTGGGCCCAGGTGCGGAGTTCCCTGAAGGTCCAGGCTGAGGATGCCCTGGAGGCCGTGGAAGGAGCTGCCTTCTTTGTATCACTGGACTCAGAGCCTGCAGGGCTCACCAGAGAGGACCCTGCTGCTTCACTGGATGCTTATGCCCGCGCCCTACTGGCTGGCAGGGGCCATGACCG CTGGTTTGACAAATCCTTCACTCTAATTGTCTTCTCCAATGGGAAGCTGGGCCTCAGCGTGGAGCACTCATGGGCTGACTGCCCCATCTCAGGACACATGTGGGAG TTCACTCTGGCCACAGAATGTTTTCAGCTGGGCTACTCTGCAGACGGCCACTGCAAGGGGCATCCTGATCCCtcgctgccccagccccagcggcTATACTGGCACCTTCCAGAAAAG atccatctgtccatctctcTAGCCCTGAGGGGAGCCAAGACCCTGTCTGGAAACATCGATTGCCACGTCTTCCCCTTCTCCCATTTTGGCAAGAGCTTCATCAAACGCTGCCACCTCTCTTCAGACAGCTTCGTCCAGATGGCCTTGCAGCTGGCCCACTTCCGG GACAGGGGTCAATTCTGCCTGACTTATGAGTCGACCATGACTCGCTTGTTCTTGGAAGGCCGGACAGAGACGGTGCGATCTTGCACGAGGGAGGCCTGCAACTTTGTGAGAGCCATGGAGGACAAAGAAAAAACA GAACCCCAGCGCCGCGCACTATTCCGCCTGGCGGTGGAAAAGCACCAGTCTCTGCTGAAAGCTGCGATGAGCGGACAGGGAGTGGACCGTCACCTCTTCGCGCTCTACATCGTGTCCCAATTTCTCCACCTGCGGTCACCCTTTCTGGACCAG GTTCACTCAGAGCAGTGGCAGCTGGCCACCAGCCAGATCCCTGTTCAGCAAATCCACCTGTTTGACGTCCACAATTACCCCGACTATGTTTCCTCCGGGGGTGGATTCGGGCCG GCCGATGATCATGGTTACGGCGTTTCGTACATTTTCATGGGGGATGACACCATCACCTTCCACATCTCCAGCAAAAAGTCAAGCACAAAAACG GACTCCCATCGACTGGGGCAGCATATTGAGGATGCACTGTTGGACGTGGCCTCCCTGTTTCAGGAGGGGCAGCGTCTTAAGCCCAGGTGCGGAGGATTACAGGAGGAGGACTTGGGGCACAGGTGTGGTTCTCTCCCCTGCCACACTAGGGGCTCCAGGGCACCCACAAAATCCACCAACTTTTGA
- the CPT1C gene encoding palmitoyl thioesterase CPT1C isoform X1, with protein sequence MAEAHQAVGFRPSLTSDGAEVELSAPVLQEIYLSGLRSWKRHLSRFWNDFLTGVFPASPLSWLFLFSAIQLAWFLQLDPSLGLMEKIKELLPDWGGQHHRLRGVLAAALFASCLWGALIFTLHVALRLLLSYHGWLLEPHGAMSSPTKTWLALVRIFSGRKTMLFSYQRSLPRQPVPSVQDTVRKYLESVRPILSDEDFDWTSVLAQEFLRLQASLLQWYLQLKSWWASNYVSDWWEEFVYLRSRHSLMVNSNYYMMDFLYVTPTPVQAARAGNAVHALLLYRHRLNRQEILPTLLMGMRPLCSAQYEKIFNTTRIPGIQKDHIRHLRDSRHVAVFHRGRFFRVGTHSQSGLLSPRALEQQFQRILDDPSPACPQEEHLAALTAAPRDVWAQVRSSLKVQAEDALEAVEGAAFFVSLDSEPAGLTREDPAASLDAYARALLAGRGHDRWFDKSFTLIVFSNGKLGLSVEHSWADCPISGHMWEFTLATECFQLGYSADGHCKGHPDPSLPQPQRLYWHLPEKIHLSISLALRGAKTLSGNIDCHVFPFSHFGKSFIKRCHLSSDSFVQMALQLAHFRDRGQFCLTYESTMTRLFLEGRTETVRSCTREACNFVRAMEDKEKTEPQRRALFRLAVEKHQSLLKAAMSGQGVDRHLFALYIVSQFLHLRSPFLDQVHSEQWQLATSQIPVQQIHLFDVHNYPDYVSSGGGFGPADDHGYGVSYIFMGDDTITFHISSKKSSTKTDSHRLGQHIEDALLDVASLFQEGQRLKPRCGGLQEEDLGHRCGSLPCHTRGSRAPTKSTNF encoded by the exons AATGACTTTCTCACTGGTGTGTTCCCTGCCAGCCCCCTCAGCTGGCTCTTCCTCTTCAGTGCAATCCAGCTCGCCTGGTTCCTCCAGCTGGATCCTTCCCTAGGACTCATGGAGAAGATTAAAGAGTTGCTGCCAGACTG GGGTGGACAGCACCACAGGCTTCGGGGAGTCCTGGCAGCGGCGCTGTTCGCTTCGTGTCTGTGGGGAGCCCTGATCTTCACCCTTCACGTGGCCCTAAGGCTCCTTCTGTCCTACCATGGCTGGCTCCTTGAGCCCCACGGAGCCATGTCCTCGCCCACCAAGACCTGGCTG gccctggTCCGCATCTTCTCCGGCCGCAAAACAATGCTCTTCAGTTACCAGCGCTCGCTGCCACGCCAGCCCGTGCCCTCCGTGCAGGACACCGTGCGCAAG TACCTGGAATCTGTGCGGCCCATCCTCTCCGACGAGGACTTCGACTGGACGTCCGTCCTAGCGCAGGAATTCTTGAGGCTGCAGGCGTCGCTGTTGCAGTGGTACCTGCAGCTCAAGTCCTGGTGGGCTTCCAATTAC GTCAGTGACTGGTGGGAAGAATTTGTGTACCTGCGCTCCCGGCACTCGCTGATGGTGAACAGCAACTATTATATGATG GACTTCCTGTACGTCACTCCCACACCAGTGCAGGCTGCTCGTGCTGGGAACGCAGTCCATGCCCTCCTCCTCTACCGCCACCGCCTGAACCGCCAGGAGATCCTGCCT ACTTTGCTGATGGGAATGAGGCCCTTATGCTCTGCCCAGTATGAGAAGATATTCAATACCACACGCATTCCCGGCATCCAAAAAG ATCACATCCGCCACCTGCGTGACAGCCGACATGTGGCCGTCTTCCACCGAGGCCGATTCTTCCGCGTGGGGACCCACTCCCAAAGTGGCCTGCTCTCCCCGAGGGCCTTGGAGCAGCAGTTCCAGCGAATCCTGGATGACCCGTCCCCCGCCTGCCCCCAGGAGGAGCATCTGGCGGCCTTGACTGCGGCTCCCAG GGACGTGTGGGCCCAGGTGCGGAGTTCCCTGAAGGTCCAGGCTGAGGATGCCCTGGAGGCCGTGGAAGGAGCTGCCTTCTTTGTATCACTGGACTCAGAGCCTGCAGGGCTCACCAGAGAGGACCCTGCTGCTTCACTGGATGCTTATGCCCGCGCCCTACTGGCTGGCAGGGGCCATGACCG CTGGTTTGACAAATCCTTCACTCTAATTGTCTTCTCCAATGGGAAGCTGGGCCTCAGCGTGGAGCACTCATGGGCTGACTGCCCCATCTCAGGACACATGTGGGAG TTCACTCTGGCCACAGAATGTTTTCAGCTGGGCTACTCTGCAGACGGCCACTGCAAGGGGCATCCTGATCCCtcgctgccccagccccagcggcTATACTGGCACCTTCCAGAAAAG atccatctgtccatctctcTAGCCCTGAGGGGAGCCAAGACCCTGTCTGGAAACATCGATTGCCACGTCTTCCCCTTCTCCCATTTTGGCAAGAGCTTCATCAAACGCTGCCACCTCTCTTCAGACAGCTTCGTCCAGATGGCCTTGCAGCTGGCCCACTTCCGG GACAGGGGTCAATTCTGCCTGACTTATGAGTCGACCATGACTCGCTTGTTCTTGGAAGGCCGGACAGAGACGGTGCGATCTTGCACGAGGGAGGCCTGCAACTTTGTGAGAGCCATGGAGGACAAAGAAAAAACA GAACCCCAGCGCCGCGCACTATTCCGCCTGGCGGTGGAAAAGCACCAGTCTCTGCTGAAAGCTGCGATGAGCGGACAGGGAGTGGACCGTCACCTCTTCGCGCTCTACATCGTGTCCCAATTTCTCCACCTGCGGTCACCCTTTCTGGACCAG GTTCACTCAGAGCAGTGGCAGCTGGCCACCAGCCAGATCCCTGTTCAGCAAATCCACCTGTTTGACGTCCACAATTACCCCGACTATGTTTCCTCCGGGGGTGGATTCGGGCCG GCCGATGATCATGGTTACGGCGTTTCGTACATTTTCATGGGGGATGACACCATCACCTTCCACATCTCCAGCAAAAAGTCAAGCACAAAAACG GACTCCCATCGACTGGGGCAGCATATTGAGGATGCACTGTTGGACGTGGCCTCCCTGTTTCAGGAGGGGCAGCGTCTTAAGCCCAGGTGCGGAGGATTACAGGAGGAGGACTTGGGGCACAGGTGTGGTTCTCTCCCCTGCCACACTAGGGGCTCCAGGGCACCCACAAAATCCACCAACTTTTGA